One stretch of Pseudomonas fragi DNA includes these proteins:
- a CDS encoding NtaA/DmoA family FMN-dependent monooxygenase (This protein belongs to a clade of FMN-dependent monooxygenases, within a broader family of flavin-dependent oxidoreductases, the luciferase-like monooxygenase (LMM) family, some of whose members use coenzyme F420 rather than FMN.) translates to MSTHKHLHIGLSLAPTWLSGDGWRRENSNIEEIFTADYAIDLAVRAEAAHLDFVFRPDVSCMPMHMLDSGSGFASLDPTVLLAAVARETSHIGLVSTVSTTFFPPYVVARQLQSLNWVSRGRAGWNIVTALQGHENFGLEQMPSAEERYERAAEFTSVVQQLWASFPNAALKIDRASGHYADASQVHAIDHDGKHLKVKGPLNLPAYPGPRIPLIQAGASASGRDFAASVADLVFAPTPDKEAALELRRDLSQRALRHGRDPAGIRLLPGLSLYLAATREEARALFMQTHARLDKPRKLASIKDMIGLDLTDWPPGRPVTRTDLPPVAPDAGSRTHNSLLRRLIERESLTLEQLLLRPEVISAAHWQVVGTVDDALEQIIDWAHSGAIDGFIAAPGGSVESVHLFLQQLMPRLVQAGLFRQGYSGATFAHHLNEGREHA, encoded by the coding sequence ATGAGCACCCACAAACACCTGCATATCGGCCTGTCGCTGGCCCCTACCTGGTTGAGCGGCGATGGCTGGAGACGGGAAAACAGCAATATCGAAGAGATTTTCACCGCAGACTACGCCATCGATCTGGCGGTGCGCGCCGAAGCCGCGCACCTGGATTTCGTGTTTCGCCCCGACGTCAGCTGCATGCCCATGCACATGCTCGACAGCGGCTCAGGCTTTGCCAGCCTCGACCCCACAGTGCTGCTCGCTGCCGTGGCCCGGGAAACGTCGCATATCGGTCTGGTGTCCACGGTATCGACCACCTTTTTTCCGCCTTATGTGGTGGCCCGCCAGTTGCAATCGCTTAATTGGGTGAGCCGTGGCCGCGCCGGCTGGAATATCGTGACCGCCCTGCAGGGCCACGAAAACTTCGGCCTGGAGCAAATGCCCAGCGCCGAGGAACGCTATGAGCGCGCCGCCGAATTTACGTCGGTGGTGCAGCAACTGTGGGCCAGTTTCCCCAACGCGGCATTGAAGATCGACCGCGCCAGCGGCCACTATGCTGACGCGTCCCAGGTGCATGCCATCGACCATGACGGCAAGCACCTCAAGGTCAAGGGGCCGCTCAACCTGCCCGCCTACCCCGGCCCGCGCATCCCACTGATCCAGGCGGGTGCATCGGCATCGGGGCGCGATTTTGCCGCCTCGGTGGCAGACCTGGTCTTCGCCCCGACGCCCGACAAGGAAGCCGCCCTGGAACTGCGTCGCGATCTCTCGCAGCGGGCCCTGCGCCACGGCCGCGACCCCGCCGGGATTCGGCTGCTGCCTGGCCTGAGCCTGTACCTGGCCGCCACCCGCGAAGAGGCCCGCGCCCTGTTTATGCAAACCCACGCGCGGCTGGACAAGCCGCGCAAACTGGCGTCGATCAAGGACATGATCGGCCTCGACCTGACTGACTGGCCCCCAGGCCGCCCGGTGACCCGCACCGACCTGCCACCTGTGGCGCCCGATGCCGGCAGCCGCACCCACAACAGCCTGCTGCGCCGCCTGATCGAGCGTGAATCCCTGACCCTCGAGCAGTTGCTGCTGCGCCCCGAGGTGATCTCTGCAGCGCATTGGCAAGTGGTGGGCACAGTGGACGACGCCCTGGAGCAGATTATCGACTGGGCCCACAGCGGTGCGATTGACGGTTTCATTGCCGCCCCGGGCGGCTCGGTGGAGTCGGTGCATCTGTTTCTGCAACAGCTGATGCCGCGTCTGGTGCAGGCCGGGCTGTTCCGCCAGGGCTACAGCGGCGCGACCTTTGCCCATCACCTTAACGAGGGCCGCGAGCATGCTTAG
- the fepB gene encoding Fe2+-enterobactin ABC transporter substrate-binding protein — translation MLRTLALPLVALLLTGLAHAADKPQRIVSTTPSVTGILLAINAPVIATAAAAPSRLTDAKGFFRQWAEVADQRAVQVLYPNLQFDLEAVIGWAPDLLVVSATGADSVLQHQAELEAQGINSAVVNYSNHSWQEMAVELGKVTGLEQQAQAAIQRFDAYTLKVASGLTPPPGTVSVVGYNIAGSYSVGLPASPQARLLSALGFTVAGLPDALKDQVRRSSDVGFISRENLSRAIAGDSVFLLGGSNADVQAFLADPVLANLPAVRNKQVYPLGVSSFRIDYYSGKQMIDTVARSFP, via the coding sequence ATGCTTAGAACACTCGCCTTGCCCCTGGTCGCGTTGCTGTTGACGGGGCTGGCCCACGCCGCCGACAAACCGCAACGCATCGTCTCCACCACCCCCAGCGTGACCGGCATCTTGCTGGCAATAAATGCACCTGTGATTGCCACCGCCGCTGCCGCACCCAGCCGCCTGACAGATGCCAAGGGGTTTTTCCGGCAGTGGGCCGAAGTCGCCGACCAGCGCGCAGTGCAAGTGCTGTATCCCAACCTGCAGTTTGATCTTGAGGCCGTGATCGGCTGGGCCCCTGACCTGCTGGTGGTGTCGGCCACCGGTGCCGACAGCGTGCTGCAACATCAGGCCGAGCTTGAGGCCCAGGGCATCAATAGCGCCGTGGTCAACTATTCCAATCACAGCTGGCAGGAAATGGCAGTCGAACTGGGCAAGGTCACCGGGCTGGAGCAGCAGGCGCAGGCTGCAATCCAGCGCTTCGATGCCTACACCCTTAAAGTCGCCTCTGGCCTGACGCCGCCCCCGGGCACGGTCAGTGTGGTGGGCTACAACATTGCAGGCAGTTATTCGGTGGGGTTGCCCGCCAGCCCCCAGGCACGCTTGCTCAGCGCACTGGGGTTTACCGTAGCGGGCTTGCCTGACGCGCTCAAGGATCAGGTGCGGCGTAGCTCGGACGTGGGTTTTATATCCCGCGAGAACCTGTCCCGGGCCATTGCCGGTGACAGCGTTTTCCTGCTCGGCGGCAGTAATGCCGATGTGCAGGCGTTTCTCGCCGACCCGGTACTGGCCAATCTGCCTGCGGTGCGCAACAAACAGGTGTACCCACTGGGGGTCAGTTCGTTTCGCATCGACTACTACTCGGGCAAGCAGATGATCGATACCGTCGCACGGAGTTTCCCCTGA